A region of Streptomyces halobius DNA encodes the following proteins:
- a CDS encoding DUF7455 domain-containing protein: MTTVLTPASPLTAADRCDRCGAQAYLRVVLMSGGELLFCAHHGRKFEPELKKIAAEIQDETERLTASPASATDEER; this comes from the coding sequence GTGACTACTGTTCTGACACCCGCGAGCCCGCTGACGGCCGCTGACCGCTGCGACCGCTGCGGCGCCCAGGCATACCTGCGCGTCGTCCTGATGTCCGGCGGAGAACTGCTCTTCTGCGCCCACCACGGTCGCAAGTTCGAGCCAGAACTCAAGAAGATCGCCGCGGAAATACAGGACGAGACGGAGCGGCTCACCGCTTCTCCGGCGTCTGCGACCGACGAGGAACGCTGA